In the Pseudanabaena sp. PCC 7367 genome, one interval contains:
- the menD gene encoding 2-succinyl-5-enolpyruvyl-6-hydroxy-3-cyclohexene-1-carboxylic-acid synthase, producing the protein MNTANRNSFWASLVAAELDRAGVSAVCISPGSRSTPLAIACYQHPHLQTIVHIDERSGSFFGLGLAKYTRATVALICTSGTAAANFYPAIIEAFYAQVPLIVLTADRPPELRDCGAGQTIDQIKLYGDHVRYFFEVGLPDLSGFKLRHLRSLIGHATAIATGKTASAAGPVHLNFAFADPLPPIEIADQVPANLAQTDRLAWQGRELTVNSWPRTNQLSTAGQSDNNPNYKTELSYIQVAAPQSQLSQVTLAQLGNLIATCAKGIIVVGVYDPPAGFAAAVKKLAQITGYPLLGEATGIMRDRQVIGSYDVFLRSPQFCQTYAPELVIRFGAMPTAKSYRLWLEQHLNSQPIQQIIVGDGSNNDPTHGLGIFVHADALSFCEQLSDYLAQNEQYLNLKSQYSSDYATPQEELPSPTRSPQSSRSAADNRSIDPGSISDQSRSNIAKQTQWQQAFWQAEKITIAAIAKCLAPIESLFEGKVFDQLGKWLPIDCCIYVASSMPIRDLDSFFRQKEQLSPESQSISDPERADRLNQINQGDRPSRVDPANTPISSDDKLASEPVAMTRVIANRGANGIDGTISSALGAAWGSSLLSGQSAGNGQNLVQSKDRPIENNYSSNHRNPQPVILICGDLAFYHDLNGLMAVKQYQLNLTIILLNNNGGGIFDMLPIAQFPEVCEPLFNTPHDLDFAPIVAVYGCEHVAIESWAQFKTEVLASLTKPGTQVLELKSNRQQNHQTRQQIWQEVKEAIADHFSFNNNFGR; encoded by the coding sequence GTGAATACTGCAAACCGTAATAGCTTTTGGGCCAGCCTTGTCGCTGCTGAACTCGATCGTGCTGGTGTGAGCGCCGTATGTATTTCACCTGGTTCACGTTCTACCCCATTGGCGATCGCCTGTTATCAACATCCACACCTGCAAACGATTGTGCACATTGATGAGCGATCGGGCAGCTTTTTTGGCCTGGGTTTGGCGAAATATACCAGGGCGACCGTGGCATTAATTTGCACATCGGGAACGGCGGCAGCTAATTTTTATCCGGCGATCATTGAGGCTTTCTATGCCCAGGTGCCATTGATCGTGCTCACCGCCGATCGCCCGCCTGAGTTGCGCGATTGTGGGGCAGGCCAAACGATCGACCAAATTAAGCTCTATGGCGACCATGTACGCTATTTTTTTGAGGTGGGATTACCAGATCTAAGCGGGTTTAAATTGCGGCATTTACGATCGCTGATTGGTCATGCCACGGCGATCGCCACCGGAAAAACTGCCAGTGCAGCGGGGCCAGTACATCTAAATTTTGCCTTTGCCGATCCATTGCCACCGATCGAGATCGCCGACCAAGTGCCTGCCAATTTAGCTCAAACTGATCGATTGGCATGGCAGGGGCGTGAATTGACGGTTAATTCCTGGCCAAGAACTAATCAACTATCAACAGCAGGGCAATCAGACAATAATCCAAATTATAAAACTGAGTTAAGCTACATTCAAGTTGCAGCCCCTCAATCGCAGCTCAGTCAGGTTACTCTAGCTCAGTTAGGCAATTTGATCGCTACCTGTGCCAAGGGCATCATTGTGGTGGGTGTTTATGATCCGCCTGCGGGATTTGCGGCAGCGGTCAAAAAGCTAGCCCAAATTACTGGCTATCCTTTGTTGGGAGAGGCCACTGGAATCATGCGCGATCGGCAGGTAATTGGTAGTTATGATGTCTTTTTGCGATCGCCCCAATTCTGTCAAACCTACGCCCCAGAACTAGTAATTAGATTTGGTGCCATGCCCACCGCCAAAAGCTATCGTCTTTGGCTGGAGCAACACCTCAACAGCCAACCAATCCAGCAAATTATTGTTGGCGATGGCAGTAATAATGACCCTACGCATGGTTTAGGGATTTTTGTCCATGCCGATGCGCTCAGTTTTTGTGAACAGTTAAGTGATTATTTAGCCCAGAATGAGCAATATTTAAATCTAAAGAGTCAATATTCAAGTGATTACGCCACGCCGCAAGAGGAGCTGCCATCGCCAACTCGATCGCCTCAATCATCCAGATCAGCAGCAGATAACCGATCGATCGATCCAGGCTCTATCTCAGACCAATCACGAAGCAACATAGCTAAACAAACCCAATGGCAACAAGCTTTTTGGCAAGCAGAAAAAATTACGATCGCCGCGATCGCCAAGTGCCTAGCTCCGATCGAAAGCCTGTTTGAAGGCAAGGTGTTTGACCAATTGGGTAAATGGTTGCCGATCGATTGCTGTATCTATGTGGCTAGCAGTATGCCGATCCGCGATCTTGATTCTTTCTTTCGGCAAAAGGAGCAGCTCAGCCCAGAAAGTCAAAGCATTAGTGATCCAGAGCGAGCCGATCGGTTAAATCAAATAAATCAAGGCGATCGCCCCAGCAGAGTTGATCCAGCAAATACCCCCATAAGCAGCGACGATAAATTAGCTAGTGAGCCTGTAGCCATGACCAGGGTGATCGCCAATCGCGGTGCAAATGGTATTGATGGCACGATCTCCAGCGCTTTGGGGGCAGCTTGGGGTAGTAGCTTGCTTTCTGGTCAGAGTGCAGGTAATGGCCAAAATCTGGTGCAAAGTAAAGATCGCCCGATCGAAAATAATTACAGCTCTAATCATCGCAATCCCCAACCAGTGATTTTAATTTGCGGCGATCTGGCCTTCTATCACGATCTCAATGGCTTGATGGCGGTGAAGCAATACCAACTCAACCTGACGATCATTTTGTTGAATAACAATGGCGGTGGCATTTTTGATATGTTGCCGATCGCCCAGTTCCCGGAAGTCTGCGAACCATTATTCAACACCCCCCATGATCTGGACTTTGCACCGATCGTCGCCGTCTATGGTTGTGAGCATGTGGCGATCGAGTCTTGGGCTCAGTTTAAAACGGAAGTTTTAGCATCGCTCACTAAGCCAGGTACGCAGGTCTTGGAGCTAAAAAGCAATCGCCAGCAGAATCATCAAACCCGGCAACAAATTTGGCAGGAGGTAAAAGAGGCGATCGCCGATCACTTTAGCTTTAACAACAACTTCGGTCGATGA
- a CDS encoding putative bifunctional diguanylate cyclase/phosphodiesterase, which produces MKILVIEDMEALREEVIDTLSYEGFDVMGAENGLVGVKIAQSFLPDLIVCDVMMPELDGYATLEILRQNPETAAIPFIFLTAKADKGDMRQGMELGADDYLTKPFTVSELIGAVNARLRKYAALRTQYDKKLRQTEAKLEYVANRDELTKLPNRILFHEYLHQLLQPENEEAQQICFAIIFIDVDRFNDINTTLGQDVGDALLQALAERLRSHLGHLEYQSMIARLRGDEFAIAMQDITGIEDIRQKLHNLLEVVYQPYAVCGHELSISVSVGITIYPEDSKDVDTLLKNADLAMYHAKKDGIANTFKFYSLELYQRSSERVMLSNGLRRAIERNEFCLFYQPKLNLKTGRIVGAEALIRWQHPELGLVMPSKFIPLAEETGLIVYLSEWVIKQACSQIRQWQQQDLMPIRVSVNLSGRDFKRDRLVENVEQAIAAHEIAPNCLELEITEGIIVSHTSLTKEILAKLRALGIRITVDDFGTGYSSLSYLRNFPIDTLKIDRCFVQNIDKNDSDAAITMAVIDLARALSLEVVAEGVENQAQLEFMKRANCDCIQGFYFSRPVPATEFAGMLAAGKILEV; this is translated from the coding sequence ATGAAGATTCTCGTCATAGAGGATATGGAAGCACTTCGTGAAGAAGTGATAGACACGCTGAGCTATGAAGGGTTTGATGTGATGGGGGCAGAAAATGGCCTAGTTGGGGTTAAGATCGCCCAAAGCTTCTTGCCCGATTTGATTGTATGTGATGTGATGATGCCAGAGTTAGACGGTTATGCAACTCTGGAGATTTTGCGCCAAAACCCAGAGACAGCCGCGATCCCATTCATTTTCCTAACAGCTAAAGCGGATAAAGGCGACATGCGCCAAGGTATGGAACTGGGGGCGGATGATTATTTGACTAAGCCGTTTACGGTTTCTGAGTTAATTGGCGCAGTAAATGCGCGACTGCGGAAATATGCTGCCCTGCGCACACAATACGACAAAAAGCTGAGGCAAACGGAAGCAAAGCTTGAATATGTGGCCAATCGAGACGAGCTAACCAAGCTGCCCAATCGCATTTTATTCCACGAATATCTACATCAGCTTTTACAACCAGAAAATGAAGAGGCACAGCAAATCTGCTTTGCGATCATCTTTATTGATGTCGATCGATTCAATGATATCAATACTACTCTAGGACAGGATGTAGGGGATGCTCTGCTTCAGGCCTTGGCAGAACGTTTACGATCGCACCTGGGGCATCTGGAATATCAGAGCATGATCGCAAGATTGCGGGGGGATGAGTTTGCGATCGCCATGCAAGATATCACCGGCATTGAGGATATCAGGCAAAAATTACACAACCTGCTTGAAGTTGTCTATCAACCCTATGCGGTTTGCGGCCATGAGCTGAGTATTTCAGTTAGCGTTGGCATAACCATCTATCCTGAAGACAGTAAGGATGTGGATACATTGCTAAAAAATGCCGACCTGGCCATGTATCACGCCAAAAAAGACGGCATTGCCAATACATTTAAGTTTTACAGCCTGGAACTATATCAAAGATCCTCTGAGCGAGTCATGCTCAGCAATGGATTGCGGCGCGCCATAGAGCGAAATGAATTTTGTTTATTCTATCAACCAAAACTAAACCTCAAAACTGGCCGCATTGTGGGTGCAGAAGCATTAATTCGCTGGCAGCACCCCGAACTTGGTTTAGTGATGCCCTCTAAGTTTATTCCTTTGGCGGAAGAAACTGGGTTAATTGTTTATTTGAGTGAGTGGGTGATCAAGCAAGCCTGCAGCCAAATTCGGCAATGGCAACAACAGGACTTGATGCCAATCAGAGTTTCTGTCAATCTATCGGGGCGGGATTTTAAGCGCGATCGGTTGGTGGAAAATGTCGAACAGGCGATCGCTGCCCATGAAATTGCTCCGAATTGTTTGGAACTAGAAATCACCGAAGGTATTATTGTCAGTCATACTAGCCTCACCAAAGAAATTCTGGCTAAGTTACGAGCCCTGGGTATCCGAATTACGGTAGATGACTTTGGCACTGGTTATTCTTCACTGAGCTATCTACGCAACTTCCCCATAGACACGCTCAAAATCGATCGTTGTTTTGTGCAAAACATTGATAAAAATGATAGTGATGCTGCGATCACGATGGCGGTGATTGATTTGGCGCGGGCACTTTCCTTGGAGGTGGTAGCCGAGGGGGTTGAAAATCAGGCTCAGCTTGAATTTATGAAGCGGGCTAATTGTGATTGCATTCAGGGCTTTTACTTTAGTCGACCAGTGCCGGCGACGGAATTTGCAGGAATGCTGGCTGCTGGTAAAATCCTGGAAGTTTAA
- a CDS encoding TIGR00725 family protein has protein sequence MKKMAIGIMGPGLGARPQDLSCAFELGRLVAQNGWVLLTGGREMGVMEAASKGAKSADGLTIGILPGDSTIGCSDFVDVAIVTGMGSARNNINVLSSDVVIACGMGAGTVSEIALAIKANKPVILVNATDSAIAFFQSLVPSNITIATNAQEAINQAKLLVNSLS, from the coding sequence GTGAAAAAGATGGCGATCGGGATTATGGGACCTGGCCTCGGAGCTAGGCCACAGGATCTAAGTTGTGCTTTTGAGCTGGGTAGGTTGGTTGCCCAAAATGGTTGGGTTTTGCTCACTGGCGGTAGGGAGATGGGGGTAATGGAAGCTGCGAGTAAAGGAGCGAAGTCCGCTGATGGATTGACGATCGGCATTTTGCCTGGTGATAGCACGATCGGTTGCTCTGATTTTGTTGATGTGGCGATCGTCACGGGAATGGGTAGCGCCAGGAATAATATTAATGTGCTTTCTAGTGATGTGGTGATTGCCTGTGGCATGGGGGCGGGAACTGTTTCGGAAATTGCGTTGGCGATTAAGGCTAATAAGCCAGTGATTTTGGTAAATGCAACTGATAGCGCGATCGCTTTTTTCCAGTCTCTTGTGCCTTCAAATATTACGATTGCGACTAATGCTCAAGAGGCAATTAATCAGGCCAAGCTGCTGGTTAATTCTTTGTCTTAG
- a CDS encoding segregation/condensation protein A — MSVTDTVTKEAIAMLIDLAEQGEIDPWDVQVIDVVDRFLSRLIDIRDDRHDLYESGQAILYASMLVLLKANSLSDQPMNFGEEEIEEAGELDWDETDTLAELPRNLENHIKRRPVAVPPQNRRITLNELIEQLEAISVMMEEGTQRRSRPRPPKQSRRAAMKAIAQLAHKENLSEMAIALEDYFVKHQITRTEVSTLAEAFNDKVGVFWALLLLSAQSKVELFQTDFYAAIEVVPIQNAYNGDARIQDVS, encoded by the coding sequence ATGTCAGTTACAGACACAGTTACCAAAGAAGCGATCGCCATGTTGATTGACCTGGCGGAGCAGGGCGAGATTGATCCCTGGGATGTACAGGTAATTGATGTTGTCGATCGGTTTTTGTCACGATTAATTGACATTAGAGACGATCGCCACGATCTCTACGAATCAGGTCAGGCGATTTTATATGCCTCAATGCTGGTGTTGCTGAAGGCCAATAGTTTGTCTGATCAGCCAATGAATTTTGGTGAAGAAGAAATCGAAGAAGCAGGAGAATTGGATTGGGACGAAACCGACACTTTAGCAGAACTGCCGCGCAACCTGGAAAACCACATCAAACGCCGTCCTGTGGCAGTACCACCCCAAAACCGCCGGATTACGCTCAATGAGTTGATCGAGCAATTAGAGGCGATCTCTGTGATGATGGAGGAGGGGACGCAGCGGCGGAGTCGGCCACGGCCACCCAAGCAATCGCGCCGAGCAGCAATGAAGGCGATCGCGCAGTTGGCGCATAAAGAAAACCTGTCGGAGATGGCGATCGCCCTAGAGGATTATTTCGTCAAACACCAGATCACCAGAACTGAAGTTTCAACGCTGGCCGAGGCTTTTAATGACAAGGTGGGGGTTTTCTGGGCGTTGTTGCTACTCTCGGCGCAGTCAAAGGTTGAGCTGTTCCAAACTGATTTCTATGCCGCGATCGAGGTAGTGCCAATCCAGAATGCCTACAATGGTGATGCCAGAATTCAAGACGTGTCATAA
- a CDS encoding PPC domain-containing protein: protein MHKHLATHSLFFLAGLANRMQAAKKLSIALSVGAIAAMVAIELPGIAQQTPSYVPIPLQSEVVSDTLTDRDIPTGEKGFAKDYVLKVDAENRLEISVSSEAFDTVVSLIGDDGDVIAENDDGQPRGTDSILFVKVDKPGEYIIRVKSFGGRSGGKFTLRVTKLVPVENWIQPAGAGK, encoded by the coding sequence TTGCATAAGCACTTAGCGACACATTCACTATTTTTCCTGGCAGGCTTGGCAAACCGGATGCAAGCAGCTAAAAAGCTGTCGATCGCCTTATCAGTTGGGGCGATCGCGGCAATGGTGGCGATCGAATTGCCGGGGATCGCGCAACAAACTCCCTCCTATGTGCCAATTCCACTCCAATCCGAAGTAGTGAGCGATACTCTTACCGATCGAGATATCCCTACTGGTGAAAAAGGCTTTGCCAAAGATTATGTTTTAAAAGTAGATGCGGAGAATCGCCTGGAAATATCGGTTTCCTCTGAGGCGTTTGATACGGTGGTGAGCCTGATTGGCGATGATGGCGATGTGATCGCTGAAAATGATGACGGCCAACCCCGTGGCACTGATTCAATTTTGTTTGTCAAAGTAGATAAACCTGGCGAATATATTATTCGGGTCAAGTCTTTTGGGGGGCGCAGTGGTGGTAAGTTTACGCTGCGGGTAACTAAGCTAGTGCCAGTGGAAAATTGGATTCAACCTGCTGGTGCTGGTAAGTAG
- the ruvC gene encoding crossover junction endodeoxyribonuclease RuvC → MRILGIDPGIATIGFGLVELAGASKPKLLDFGVIKTPKHTPVGDRLSILYDDMHTLLNQWQPDVVGMEKLFFYRMGNLINVAQARGVIMLTLAQHKIEPREFSPPQIKQALTGYGNADKADVQNAVARELELDKIPRPDDAADAIAVALTCWIYAD, encoded by the coding sequence ATGCGGATTCTGGGCATTGATCCAGGGATTGCCACGATCGGCTTTGGCCTGGTTGAGTTGGCCGGTGCATCTAAACCTAAATTATTAGATTTTGGTGTAATTAAAACCCCAAAACATACCCCCGTTGGCGATCGGCTGAGTATTTTGTATGACGACATGCATACGCTGCTCAACCAGTGGCAACCGGATGTAGTGGGGATGGAAAAGCTATTTTTCTATCGGATGGGCAATTTGATCAATGTGGCTCAGGCCAGAGGCGTAATTATGCTCACCCTGGCGCAACATAAAATTGAACCAAGGGAATTTTCGCCACCTCAAATCAAGCAAGCCCTGACGGGATATGGCAATGCGGATAAGGCAGATGTTCAAAATGCAGTGGCTCGTGAGCTGGAGCTAGACAAAATTCCCCGGCCTGATGATGCGGCTGATGCGATCGCGGTGGCGCTTACCTGCTGGATCTATGCCGATTGA
- a CDS encoding SpoIIE family protein phosphatase, with protein sequence MSKTISQLWQSLIKLLQRRVVLVLTIFFCIGAIGVLLDISMLSSSLIESQALENAKLSAEIMAEARTLYSAAVVSRLEAIDGLKISHDYDQQENTVPLPATYLIELSSRIRELNQGMSFRLYSAYPFPWREDEGGARDSFEQEAWKFLIENPTQVYYRTDVFRGRKALRYAQADLMKPSCVSCHNSHPQSPKTDWQVGDVRGVLEVTQPLDVYIAKTNDGLTGTIAIMAVSFGIGFAGLYLAIRRLRANSRDLSDRVKERTQDLALAYDEISQLNQRLQAENIQMESELAVTARLQELILPKEEELAQVEKLDIAAFIKPADRVGGDYYDVLPYGKHLIISVGDVTGHGLESGMLMLMVQSAVRTMTNSEDLHPREFISILNRVIYQNTQRMGSKKFMTLLMLHYVDNSLCLTGQHEEMILVRRDGLIEFFDTVDLGFPIGLEEEISQFVDHSMIEFNPGDVAILYTDGITEAENNDCQQYGIDQLAILVRENREHEAATIKEMVIADWCQFVGDHQVYDDVTLLVIKQK encoded by the coding sequence ATGAGTAAAACAATTTCCCAGCTTTGGCAAAGTTTAATTAAATTATTGCAACGGCGGGTGGTGTTGGTATTGACCATCTTCTTTTGTATTGGTGCGATCGGTGTTTTGCTGGATATATCGATGTTGTCATCAAGCTTAATTGAATCCCAGGCACTCGAAAATGCCAAACTGTCCGCCGAGATTATGGCAGAGGCACGCACCCTTTACAGTGCAGCAGTAGTGTCACGATTGGAAGCGATCGATGGGCTCAAAATCAGCCATGACTATGACCAGCAAGAAAATACCGTACCGCTGCCGGCCACCTATTTAATTGAACTGAGCAGCCGGATCAGGGAGCTAAATCAAGGCATGTCCTTTCGGCTCTATAGCGCTTATCCTTTCCCCTGGCGAGAAGATGAAGGTGGGGCAAGGGATAGTTTTGAGCAGGAAGCATGGAAATTTTTGATAGAAAATCCTACCCAGGTTTACTATCGCACCGATGTTTTTCGTGGCCGCAAAGCACTTCGGTATGCCCAGGCCGATCTCATGAAACCCAGTTGTGTGAGTTGCCACAACAGCCATCCCCAGAGCCCTAAGACCGATTGGCAGGTTGGTGATGTGCGCGGTGTGCTGGAGGTGACTCAACCCCTTGATGTTTATATTGCCAAGACAAATGATGGATTGACAGGTACGATCGCAATCATGGCGGTATCCTTTGGGATTGGCTTTGCCGGTTTGTATTTAGCAATTCGGAGGCTGCGAGCCAACTCCCGTGACCTAAGCGATCGGGTCAAAGAACGCACTCAAGATCTGGCCTTGGCCTATGATGAAATCAGTCAACTCAATCAACGCTTGCAGGCCGAGAATATTCAAATGGAATCAGAGCTAGCAGTCACTGCCCGCTTGCAAGAGCTGATTCTACCAAAGGAAGAGGAATTAGCCCAGGTTGAAAAGCTGGATATTGCCGCATTTATTAAACCTGCCGATCGGGTTGGTGGTGACTATTATGACGTGCTGCCCTATGGCAAGCATTTAATTATTAGCGTGGGTGATGTAACTGGGCATGGCCTGGAAAGTGGCATGTTGATGCTGATGGTGCAATCGGCGGTTCGGACTATGACTAATAGCGAAGATCTGCACCCACGTGAATTTATTAGTATTTTGAATCGGGTTATTTATCAGAATACGCAGCGGATGGGTTCCAAAAAATTCATGACCCTGTTGATGCTGCACTACGTCGATAATAGTCTTTGTCTGACTGGTCAGCATGAAGAAATGATCCTGGTGCGCCGAGATGGCTTGATTGAGTTTTTTGACACCGTTGATCTGGGTTTCCCGATCGGCCTGGAGGAGGAAATCTCGCAGTTTGTCGATCACTCAATGATTGAGTTTAATCCCGGTGATGTGGCAATTTTATACACAGACGGAATTACTGAAGCCGAAAATAATGATTGCCAACAATATGGCATTGATCAGTTGGCTATTTTAGTACGGGAAAACCGTGAGCATGAGGCAGCCACAATTAAGGAGATGGTAATCGCTGATTGGTGTCAGTTTGTGGGCGATCATCAGGTCTATGATGATGTCACGCTGTTGGTGATTAAGCAAAAGTAG
- a CDS encoding TIGR03032 family protein, producing the protein MSAETPNNTPENPENPDNPAESPLRSIHTSNFPQILSQLGISLAVTTYQAGKIIIVRADGENLNTHFRVFKKPMGMAMTGNQLSLGSGPQIINFRNMPNVAQKLDPPDKHDACYLPYSTHITGDIDIHEMAYGEDGLWFVNTRFSCLCTLDRQHSFVPRWRPAYVTALAPEDRCHLNGLAMVDGKPKYVTALGETDMAGGWRQNKVNGGVLMDVESKEVLLRGLSMPHSPRRYGDRTWLLESGYGSISQVDLNNGSTEMIAQMPGFTRGLDFCGNLAFIGLSQVRETAVFSGVPITEKASERNSGVWVVNLTTGQIVAFLKFEDMIQEVFAVQVLPQIKFPEIIDHNDDLLASSYFLPPDALSDVPKRLISS; encoded by the coding sequence ATGAGCGCTGAAACACCTAACAACACCCCAGAGAACCCAGAAAATCCAGACAATCCCGCTGAGTCACCGCTTCGCAGTATTCATACCAGTAACTTCCCCCAAATCCTCTCGCAATTGGGAATCTCGTTAGCCGTCACTACTTACCAGGCTGGCAAAATCATTATTGTGCGTGCCGATGGCGAAAACCTCAACACCCATTTTCGAGTGTTTAAAAAACCAATGGGGATGGCAATGACGGGTAATCAACTCAGTCTGGGCTCTGGCCCGCAAATCATTAATTTTCGCAATATGCCCAACGTGGCGCAAAAATTAGATCCCCCTGATAAACATGATGCCTGTTATTTGCCCTATAGCACCCATATCACCGGAGATATTGATATTCATGAGATGGCCTATGGTGAAGATGGGCTCTGGTTTGTGAATACGAGATTTTCTTGCCTCTGTACCCTCGATCGCCAGCATAGTTTTGTGCCCCGCTGGCGGCCTGCCTATGTAACTGCCCTGGCCCCAGAAGATCGCTGTCACCTCAATGGTCTGGCGATGGTAGATGGCAAGCCTAAATATGTCACTGCCCTGGGTGAGACGGACATGGCTGGAGGCTGGCGACAGAACAAGGTTAATGGTGGTGTGTTGATGGATGTGGAAAGTAAGGAAGTTTTGCTGAGGGGTCTATCAATGCCCCACTCGCCCCGTCGCTATGGCGATCGAACTTGGTTATTAGAGTCCGGCTATGGCAGCATTTCCCAGGTTGACTTGAACAATGGCAGCACCGAGATGATCGCCCAAATGCCGGGATTTACCAGGGGGCTAGACTTCTGTGGCAATCTGGCTTTTATTGGCCTTTCGCAAGTGCGGGAAACGGCGGTTTTTAGTGGCGTGCCGATCACCGAAAAAGCCAGTGAGCGTAATAGTGGCGTATGGGTGGTTAATTTAACAACTGGGCAGATTGTCGCTTTCTTGAAATTTGAAGACATGATTCAGGAAGTGTTTGCGGTGCAGGTATTACCTCAGATTAAATTCCCCGAAATCATTGATCACAATGACGATCTGCTCGCTTCTTCCTATTTCCTACCGCCTGATGCCCTTTCTGATGTGCCAAAGCGATTGATCAGCAGTTAA